In one window of Rhodopseudomonas palustris HaA2 DNA:
- a CDS encoding DUF3604 domain-containing protein: MTIRVTNTARASRSVLENWMPEVTPVAAADAGSVTIDNTGPFVAGSYQRFSMTYAAGRYGIDDSGCLKICYRFASDMGRPQFTDPTAPNFVEVVASNGATLDVRFDYKQNTRPWDRTIYIKVVAGFMKQGDTIRIDFGADERGPGIRMQTFVDPEFCFRILVDPIATYTFVEVPGVPVMPIIAGPAARWHAVLPTCRAVGDTFALGIRADDMWGNPTSVRGGARVQLVCSGRIEGLPETVAFDPALPATEIGGLRAVQPGSVFVDLVAEGRTLTRSNVLVVESELALRPYWGDLHAQSGETIGSGTAQDYMTYARDCAFLDAIGHQGNDFQITGQFWHLLNGLMRDWNEPGRFVTIPGYEWSGNTSLGGDRNVFYRSEDRVIHRSSHALVPERSDADTDCWDARSLFEALEPKQADTVVWAHCGGRYADIKYAHHHGLERAVEVHSSWGTFEWLAADAFDSGYRVGIVANSDGHKGRPGYEPPGASLFGALGGLTCYWLPELTRDAMFDALQARHHYATTGSRVHMTVQSNFAEPVTVWTDDPRVAGARHQSATSVMMGDIVTGAPDEVAFEFCIESASPILDVEIRRGTEVLETIRPHAAAPLGTRCRIEWSGAEYRGRARQTVWDGSLKLTGATITAFEPINFFNPDRPLRQLSEHELAWQSITTGNFAGVDLSLSSADAVLEITTPLGTFKHALAELTHQPTVHRLGKLDRELRLSREPDHDSERSLRLRRSIAMRAGDNPIWLRATFADGHQAWSSPIYILRDA, translated from the coding sequence ATGACGATTCGAGTAACCAACACCGCCCGCGCCAGCCGCTCCGTGCTGGAAAATTGGATGCCGGAGGTCACGCCGGTGGCGGCCGCGGATGCCGGTTCGGTCACGATCGACAACACCGGCCCGTTCGTCGCCGGCAGCTATCAGCGCTTCTCCATGACTTATGCGGCGGGCCGCTACGGCATCGACGATTCCGGCTGCCTGAAGATCTGCTACCGCTTCGCCTCCGACATGGGGCGGCCGCAATTCACCGATCCGACCGCGCCGAACTTCGTCGAAGTCGTCGCTTCGAACGGCGCCACGCTGGACGTGCGGTTCGACTACAAGCAGAACACGCGGCCGTGGGATCGCACCATCTACATCAAGGTCGTCGCCGGCTTCATGAAGCAAGGCGACACCATTCGGATCGATTTCGGCGCCGACGAACGCGGGCCGGGCATCCGGATGCAGACCTTCGTCGATCCGGAATTCTGTTTCCGCATACTGGTCGACCCGATCGCGACCTACACCTTCGTGGAAGTGCCGGGCGTGCCGGTGATGCCGATCATCGCCGGTCCGGCGGCGCGCTGGCACGCGGTGCTGCCGACCTGCCGGGCGGTCGGCGATACATTCGCGCTTGGCATTCGTGCCGACGACATGTGGGGCAATCCGACCAGCGTCCGTGGCGGCGCGCGGGTTCAACTCGTCTGCAGCGGCCGGATCGAGGGGCTGCCGGAGACGGTGGCGTTCGATCCGGCGTTGCCAGCGACCGAAATCGGCGGATTGCGCGCCGTTCAGCCGGGCAGCGTGTTCGTCGATCTGGTTGCCGAAGGACGCACTCTGACGCGCTCCAATGTACTCGTCGTCGAATCCGAGCTGGCGTTGCGCCCGTATTGGGGCGACCTGCACGCGCAATCCGGCGAGACCATCGGCTCGGGCACCGCGCAGGACTACATGACGTACGCGCGTGATTGCGCCTTCCTCGATGCGATCGGCCACCAGGGCAACGATTTCCAGATCACCGGGCAGTTCTGGCACCTCCTCAACGGCCTGATGCGCGACTGGAACGAGCCCGGGCGCTTCGTCACCATCCCCGGCTACGAATGGTCGGGCAACACCTCGCTGGGCGGCGACCGCAACGTGTTCTATCGCAGCGAGGACCGCGTCATTCACCGCTCGTCGCACGCGCTGGTGCCGGAGCGGAGCGACGCCGACACCGACTGCTGGGACGCGCGCAGTCTGTTCGAGGCGCTGGAGCCGAAGCAGGCCGACACCGTGGTGTGGGCGCATTGCGGCGGCCGCTATGCCGATATCAAATACGCCCATCACCATGGTCTGGAGCGCGCCGTCGAGGTGCATTCGAGCTGGGGGACGTTCGAATGGCTGGCCGCTGACGCCTTCGACAGCGGCTACCGCGTCGGCATCGTCGCCAACAGCGACGGTCACAAGGGGCGGCCGGGCTACGAGCCGCCCGGCGCCTCGCTGTTCGGCGCGCTGGGAGGCCTGACCTGTTACTGGCTGCCGGAACTGACCCGCGACGCGATGTTCGACGCGCTGCAGGCGCGGCATCACTACGCCACCACCGGATCGCGCGTGCACATGACGGTGCAAAGCAACTTCGCGGAGCCTGTGACGGTGTGGACCGACGACCCCCGCGTCGCCGGCGCAAGGCATCAAAGCGCGACCTCGGTGATGATGGGCGACATCGTCACCGGCGCGCCCGACGAGGTCGCGTTCGAGTTCTGCATCGAGTCGGCGTCGCCGATCCTCGACGTCGAGATTCGCCGCGGCACCGAGGTGCTGGAGACCATACGTCCGCATGCCGCCGCGCCGCTCGGAACGCGCTGCCGCATCGAATGGAGCGGCGCCGAATATCGCGGCCGCGCCCGGCAGACGGTGTGGGACGGTTCGTTGAAGCTCACCGGGGCGACCATCACGGCGTTCGAGCCGATCAACTTCTTCAATCCGGACCGGCCGCTGCGGCAGCTCTCCGAGCATGAACTGGCGTGGCAGTCGATCACCACCGGCAATTTCGCCGGCGTCGATCTGTCGCTGTCGTCGGCCGATGCGGTGCTCGAGATCACCACCCCGCTGGGGACGTTCAAGCATGCGCTCGCCGAGCTGACGCATCAGCCGACCGTGCATCGGCTCGGCAAGCTCGATCGCGAGCTGCGACTGTCGCGGGAGCCGGATCACGACAGCGAACGTTCGCTCCGCCTTCGGCGCTCGATCGCGATGCGCGCGGGCGACAATCCGATCTGGCTCCGCGCGACCTTCGCGGACGGCCACCAGGCGTGGTCGAGCCCGATCTACATCCTACGCGACGCGTAG
- a CDS encoding D-amino acid dehydrogenase yields MSKIAIIGAGITGVTTAFTLLERGHRVTVFDRHRYAAMETSYANGGQLSASNAEVWNNWATVRKGLGWLFRKDAPLLLDLTPSWHKYSWLTEFLVGIRKYEKNSIETTKLAIEARRHLLRMAKTASVDFDIETRGILHVYHDAQDFAQAAKSNKMLQAGGLERRPVTRQEIRAIEPALTGKFHGGFYTPSDFSGDIHKFVTGLTAYCAHNGVEFRLGKNAEVSAERHGGIRVDWSSEPIGSPGGFALKESFDAVVVCAGVESRLLAMALGDRVNVYPVKGYSITVQLDSESDRAAAPHVSLLDERAKIVTSRLGSDRFRVAGTAEINGFNRDIRSDRIRPLVDWVERVFPGVSTRRVVPWSGLRPMMPDMMPRVGRGRRKGVFYNTGHGHLGWTLSAATAELVAMQIGPAG; encoded by the coding sequence ATGTCGAAGATCGCTATCATCGGAGCCGGGATCACCGGCGTCACAACAGCTTTCACGCTCCTCGAACGCGGCCATCGCGTGACCGTGTTCGACCGGCATCGCTACGCCGCGATGGAGACCTCCTATGCCAATGGCGGCCAACTCTCCGCGAGCAACGCCGAGGTCTGGAACAACTGGGCGACCGTGCGGAAGGGGCTCGGCTGGCTGTTCCGGAAAGACGCGCCGTTGCTGCTCGATCTGACGCCGAGCTGGCATAAATACTCCTGGCTGACGGAATTCCTGGTCGGCATCCGGAAGTACGAGAAGAACTCGATCGAGACCACCAAGCTCGCGATCGAAGCCCGCCGGCATTTGTTGCGCATGGCGAAGACGGCGTCGGTCGATTTCGACATCGAGACCCGCGGCATCCTGCACGTCTATCACGACGCGCAGGATTTCGCCCAGGCGGCGAAGTCCAACAAGATGCTGCAGGCGGGCGGCCTCGAGCGCAGGCCGGTCACCCGCCAGGAAATCCGCGCGATCGAGCCCGCATTGACCGGCAAGTTTCACGGCGGGTTCTACACGCCGTCGGATTTCAGCGGCGACATCCACAAATTCGTCACCGGGTTGACGGCGTATTGCGCGCACAACGGCGTCGAGTTCCGGCTCGGCAAGAACGCGGAGGTGAGCGCCGAAAGGCACGGCGGAATCCGCGTCGACTGGTCGTCGGAGCCGATCGGTTCGCCTGGCGGGTTCGCGTTAAAGGAGAGCTTCGACGCCGTGGTGGTCTGCGCGGGCGTCGAAAGCCGGCTGCTGGCGATGGCGCTGGGAGACCGGGTCAACGTCTACCCCGTGAAAGGCTATTCGATCACCGTGCAGCTCGACAGCGAGTCCGACCGGGCCGCAGCACCGCACGTGAGCCTGCTCGACGAGCGCGCGAAGATCGTCACCAGCCGGCTCGGCAGCGACCGCTTCCGGGTCGCCGGCACCGCCGAGATCAACGGGTTCAACCGCGATATCAGGTCGGATCGGATCAGGCCGCTGGTCGACTGGGTGGAGCGCGTCTTTCCAGGCGTGAGCACGCGCCGGGTCGTGCCCTGGAGCGGGCTACGGCCGATGATGCCCGACATGATGCCGCGCGTCGGGCGTGGCCGGCGCAAGGGCGTGTTCTACAACACCGGGCATGGTCACCTCGGTTGGACGTTGTCGGCGGCCACGGCGGAGCTCGTCGCGATGCAGATCGGCCCAGCCGGCTGA
- a CDS encoding TIGR02301 family protein: MLQRLLAIVLVLATFGLASPTVPSRAQEGAAPFDAELQRFAEILGTLHYLRGICGSNEGAKWRNEMQALIDAETPSGERRTRLIAGFNRGYNGFQQTYRTCTPAAQVAIRRYLEEGSRISRDLTARYAN; encoded by the coding sequence ATGCTCCAGCGCCTGCTCGCCATCGTTCTCGTACTCGCGACCTTCGGCCTCGCGTCGCCGACCGTGCCGTCGCGTGCGCAGGAGGGGGCCGCGCCGTTCGACGCCGAACTGCAGCGCTTCGCCGAGATCCTCGGCACGCTGCACTATCTGCGCGGCATCTGCGGCAGCAACGAAGGCGCCAAATGGCGCAACGAGATGCAGGCGCTGATCGATGCCGAAACCCCCTCCGGCGAACGCCGCACCCGGCTGATCGCCGGCTTCAACCGCGGCTATAACGGGTTCCAGCAGACCTACCGCACCTGCACCCCGGCCGCGCAGGTGGCGATCCGGCGCTATCTCGAGGAAGGCTCGCGGATTTCCCGCGACCTGACCGCCCGCTATGCGAACTGA
- a CDS encoding NUDIX hydrolase, protein MTPPTPPHHPQIAVSASIFRDGKLLLVRRARSPAKGFYSLPGGRVEYGETLHEALTREVAEETALTIAIDGLAGWRDVVPGPANAGHYVILSFAARWIAGEPVLNDELDDAVWVAPEAVGTFRTTEGLATIVASARRLLGT, encoded by the coding sequence GTGACGCCGCCCACGCCGCCGCACCATCCCCAGATCGCCGTCAGCGCTTCGATTTTCCGTGATGGAAAGCTGTTGCTGGTCCGCCGCGCGCGCTCGCCGGCCAAGGGGTTCTACTCGTTGCCGGGTGGTCGGGTCGAATATGGCGAGACCCTGCACGAGGCGCTGACGCGCGAGGTCGCCGAGGAGACCGCGCTGACGATCGCGATCGACGGCCTGGCCGGCTGGCGCGACGTGGTGCCCGGGCCCGCCAATGCGGGGCACTATGTGATCCTGTCGTTTGCGGCGCGCTGGATCGCCGGCGAGCCGGTGCTGAACGACGAACTCGACGACGCCGTCTGGGTCGCCCCGGAGGCGGTCGGCACGTTCCGGACCACCGAGGGGCTGGCCACGATCGTCGCCAGCGCCCGCCGTCTGCTCGGAACCTGA
- a CDS encoding SOS response-associated peptidase, with translation MCGRFVMTSAPAAIRDAFGYADQPNFPARHNIAPTQPVPVVIVDAGARRFRLMRWGFLPSWAKDPRKFTLLINARAETLLEKPAFRNAVRRRRCLVPSDGYYEWKTVGTRKQPYFIHPAGGGPIGFAGLWETWVGPNGEELDTIAIVTTAAREGMTELHDRVPVTIAPQDYAAWLDCAEVDAESAAALLRAPLAGTFVWYPVSTAVNRVANDNPQLILPISDEEILSEAPVGAQKSARTRPAAKPKAAASDDGGQGSLF, from the coding sequence ATGTGCGGCCGCTTTGTCATGACTTCGGCACCTGCCGCGATCCGCGATGCGTTCGGCTATGCCGATCAGCCGAACTTTCCAGCGCGCCACAATATCGCGCCCACCCAGCCGGTTCCGGTGGTGATCGTCGACGCGGGGGCGCGCCGCTTCCGCCTGATGCGCTGGGGTTTTTTGCCGTCCTGGGCGAAGGATCCGCGAAAATTCACGCTGCTGATCAATGCCCGCGCCGAGACGCTGCTGGAGAAGCCCGCGTTCCGGAACGCGGTCAGGCGGCGGCGCTGCCTGGTCCCCAGCGACGGCTACTATGAGTGGAAAACGGTGGGCACACGCAAGCAGCCGTATTTCATCCATCCCGCCGGTGGCGGGCCGATCGGCTTCGCCGGCTTGTGGGAGACCTGGGTCGGGCCGAACGGCGAAGAGCTCGACACCATCGCGATCGTCACAACGGCCGCGCGCGAGGGCATGACTGAGCTTCACGACCGCGTCCCGGTGACGATCGCGCCGCAGGACTACGCGGCCTGGCTCGATTGCGCCGAGGTCGACGCGGAGAGCGCCGCCGCGCTGCTGCGCGCCCCCCTGGCCGGCACCTTCGTCTGGTATCCGGTGTCGACTGCCGTCAACCGCGTCGCCAACGACAATCCGCAATTGATCCTGCCGATTTCGGACGAGGAGATACTCTCCGAGGCGCCGGTTGGAGCGCAGAAAAGCGCTCGGACCAGGCCGGCCGCGAAGCCCAAGGCCGCGGCCTCCGATGATGGCGGGCAGGGGTCGCTGTTTTAG
- a CDS encoding FAD-binding oxidoreductase, with product MTIANPPPATALSPDLLGRFAAIVGDRHALTDPAELEAYVTEERNLYRGHSPLVLRPGSTAEVAAICRLAHEARVALVPQGGNTGLVGGQTPHHGEVVVSLKRMDKIRDIDLASNTMTVEAGVILQHAQERAADVDRLFPLSLGAQGSCTIGGNLSTNAGGTAALAYGLARDMALGIEVVLADGRILDLLSKLKKDNTGYDLRDLFIGAEGTLGIITAATLKLFPKPRAVATAFVGLPSPADALKLLGIAQAEAAGHLTSFELIAEIALDFSVRHAANRDPLESRHPWYVLIELSSMRDDASGALEAILEQGFEAGIVTDAAIAASLAQQQAFWKLREEISPAQKPEGGSIKHDVSVPIAAVPEFIEQANAAVVKLIPGARPVPFGHLGDGNIHYNVTQPLGADKAAYLARWHEVNKVVFDVVLRLGGSISAEHGIGVLKRDDLPAVKDKTAIDLMRAIKATLDPLGIMNPGKVV from the coding sequence ATGACCATCGCCAATCCGCCGCCGGCCACAGCGCTGTCGCCCGACTTGCTCGGGCGCTTCGCCGCGATCGTCGGCGACCGACACGCGCTGACCGACCCGGCCGAACTCGAAGCCTATGTCACTGAGGAGCGCAATCTGTATCGCGGCCACTCGCCGCTGGTGCTGCGCCCGGGCTCTACCGCGGAAGTCGCAGCGATCTGCAGGCTGGCGCACGAGGCGCGCGTCGCGCTGGTGCCGCAAGGCGGCAACACCGGGCTGGTCGGCGGGCAGACGCCGCACCACGGCGAGGTGGTGGTCTCGCTGAAGCGGATGGACAAGATCCGCGACATCGACCTCGCATCGAACACCATGACGGTGGAGGCCGGCGTGATCCTGCAGCATGCGCAGGAGCGCGCCGCCGACGTCGACCGGCTGTTCCCGCTGTCGCTCGGCGCGCAGGGCAGTTGCACCATCGGCGGCAATCTGTCGACCAATGCCGGCGGCACCGCCGCACTGGCCTATGGACTGGCGCGCGACATGGCGCTCGGCATCGAGGTCGTGCTCGCCGACGGCCGCATCCTCGATCTGTTGTCGAAGCTGAAGAAGGACAACACCGGCTACGATCTGCGCGACCTGTTCATCGGCGCCGAGGGCACGCTCGGCATCATCACCGCGGCGACGCTGAAGCTGTTTCCAAAGCCGCGCGCGGTCGCGACCGCCTTCGTCGGGCTGCCGTCGCCGGCGGACGCGCTGAAGCTGCTCGGCATCGCGCAAGCCGAAGCCGCGGGCCATCTCACCAGCTTCGAACTGATCGCCGAGATCGCGCTGGATTTCTCGGTGCGCCACGCTGCCAACCGCGATCCGCTGGAGAGCCGGCATCCATGGTACGTGCTGATCGAATTGTCGTCGATGCGCGACGACGCAAGCGGCGCGCTGGAGGCGATCCTCGAACAGGGCTTCGAGGCCGGCATCGTCACCGACGCGGCGATCGCCGCCTCGCTCGCCCAGCAGCAGGCGTTCTGGAAACTGCGCGAGGAGATCTCGCCGGCGCAGAAGCCGGAGGGCGGCTCGATCAAGCACGACGTCTCGGTGCCGATCGCCGCAGTGCCTGAGTTCATCGAACAAGCCAATGCGGCGGTGGTGAAGCTGATCCCCGGCGCGCGGCCGGTGCCGTTCGGCCATCTCGGCGACGGCAACATCCACTACAACGTCACCCAGCCGCTCGGCGCCGACAAGGCCGCGTATCTGGCGCGTTGGCACGAGGTCAACAAAGTCGTGTTCGACGTGGTGCTGCGGCTCGGCGGCTCGATCTCGGCCGAGCACGGCATCGGCGTGCTGAAGCGCGACGACCTGCCCGCCGTGAAGGACAAGACCGCGATCGACCTGATGCGCGCCATCAAGGCGACGCTCGATCCGCTCGGCATCATGAATCCGGGGAAGGTGGTGTAG
- a CDS encoding L-threonylcarbamoyladenylate synthase: MTLDLHTRTLPAGDAAALAAADVLRGGGLIGFPTETVYGLGADAAAPAAVARLYAAKGRPSFNPLIAHVANLDAARKIARFDSRASALAAAFWPGPLTLVLPKAEECTVCDLATAGLDSVAVRIPAHPVAQAILRAFGGAVVAPSANRSGHVSPTTAAHVRADLDGRIDLIVDGGAVDVGVESTIVSCLGAPALLRPGGVPREAIERLLGCALADPSPAAAGEHAPLAPGMLASHYAPRAQVRLDAGEVRPGEALLAFGPAALPGAETACATRNLSPAADLTEAAANLFGFLRELDAGGARVIAVMPIPPHGLGEAINDRLRRAAAPRD, encoded by the coding sequence ATGACCCTCGATTTGCACACCAGGACCCTGCCCGCCGGGGACGCCGCCGCTTTGGCGGCCGCAGACGTCTTGCGCGGCGGCGGATTGATCGGATTCCCGACCGAAACCGTCTATGGGCTCGGCGCCGACGCCGCCGCTCCGGCGGCGGTGGCCCGGCTCTACGCCGCCAAGGGCCGGCCGTCGTTCAATCCGCTGATCGCCCACGTCGCGAATCTCGACGCCGCGCGAAAAATCGCCCGATTCGATTCGCGTGCGTCGGCGCTGGCGGCGGCATTCTGGCCGGGGCCGCTGACGCTGGTGCTGCCGAAGGCGGAGGAGTGCACGGTGTGCGACCTCGCGACCGCCGGGCTCGACAGCGTCGCGGTGCGGATTCCGGCGCATCCGGTGGCGCAGGCGATCCTGCGCGCATTCGGCGGCGCGGTGGTGGCGCCGTCCGCCAATCGCTCCGGCCATGTCTCGCCGACCACGGCCGCGCATGTCCGCGCCGATCTCGACGGCCGGATCGATCTGATCGTCGATGGCGGCGCCGTCGACGTGGGGGTCGAATCGACCATCGTGAGCTGCCTCGGCGCGCCGGCGCTGCTGCGCCCCGGCGGCGTGCCGCGCGAGGCGATCGAGCGCCTGCTCGGCTGCGCGCTGGCGGACCCGTCGCCCGCTGCGGCCGGCGAGCACGCCCCGCTGGCGCCGGGGATGCTGGCGTCGCATTACGCCCCGCGCGCCCAGGTGCGGCTGGACGCAGGCGAGGTCCGCCCCGGCGAAGCGCTGCTGGCCTTCGGGCCCGCCGCGCTCCCCGGCGCCGAGACGGCCTGCGCGACTCGGAACCTGTCGCCGGCCGCAGATCTGACCGAGGCGGCGGCGAACCTGTTCGGGTTTTTGCGCGAGCTCGACGCCGGTGGCGCGCGCGTGATCGCGGTGATGCCGATCCCGCCGCACGGCCTCGGCGAGGCGATCAACGACCGGCTGCGCCGCGCCGCGGCGCCGCGGGATTGA
- a CDS encoding primary-amine oxidase: protein MSLAEDTSCCHAAAAAEAPAVQHPLQPLTPAEITRVAAIVSADPPYGTDTRFETIELLEPEKAVVRAFKPGMPIARNARVSVFSTIRIGVTRLFVSLDAGTIMSRKEFPTARPMIQLEQFLAIEDFVRAHPEFIAGCARRGITDMTTVCVDPWSAGNFGIPGEDGRHLCHVFAWQRLRENENFYAHPIEGLNAVIDLKTWEVIRVDDYGVVPIPKIEANYEREFIESKRAPLKPINVTQPQGVSFKIEGRALTWDKWSFVIGFNAREALTLHDIKYDGRPVAHRASLVEMVVPYGSPDNGHFRKNVFDIGEYGIGKLANSLKLGCDCLGAIEYLDVHLNTMNGDVMTIEKAICIHEEDSGLLWKHWDFRTDRAEVRRARKLVVSSICTVGNYEYALYWYFHIDGAIEFEMKATGIINTAACIPGQPGKYAREVLPGVVGHIHQHIFCARLDMAVDGDANSIVECNTYAEEEGPHNPHGNAFYEAETLLGSELSAARRANPASHRYWKVINPNKLNYAGTPVGYKLEAMNCVTPFVGANSPSGKRAGFVQNHVWVTAFDPDERYPAGEYMNHSDGSGGLPDFIKQDRPLENADIVLWHVFGLHHPVRLEDFPVQPCISTGFKLVPHGFFNGNPGIDLPPEVNAASCCANATTA, encoded by the coding sequence ATGAGCCTCGCGGAAGACACCAGTTGCTGTCACGCGGCCGCAGCGGCTGAGGCCCCGGCCGTGCAGCATCCGCTGCAGCCTCTCACCCCGGCCGAAATCACCAGGGTCGCCGCCATCGTCAGCGCCGACCCGCCCTACGGCACCGATACCAGGTTCGAGACCATCGAACTGCTGGAGCCGGAGAAGGCCGTCGTCCGTGCCTTCAAGCCGGGCATGCCGATCGCGCGCAACGCCCGCGTCAGCGTGTTCAGCACCATCCGCATCGGCGTGACGCGGCTGTTCGTCTCGCTCGACGCCGGCACGATCATGTCGCGCAAGGAATTCCCGACCGCGCGGCCGATGATCCAGCTCGAGCAGTTTCTCGCCATCGAAGACTTCGTCCGCGCCCATCCCGAATTCATCGCCGGCTGCGCGCGCCGCGGCATCACCGACATGACCACGGTGTGCGTCGACCCGTGGTCGGCGGGCAATTTCGGCATCCCCGGCGAGGACGGCCGGCATCTGTGCCACGTCTTCGCCTGGCAGCGGCTGCGCGAGAACGAGAATTTCTACGCCCATCCGATCGAAGGTCTCAACGCGGTGATCGACCTCAAGACCTGGGAAGTGATCCGCGTCGACGATTACGGCGTGGTCCCGATCCCGAAGATCGAAGCCAACTATGAGCGCGAGTTCATCGAGAGCAAGCGCGCGCCGCTGAAGCCGATCAACGTGACGCAGCCGCAGGGCGTCAGCTTCAAGATCGAAGGCCGGGCTCTCACCTGGGACAAATGGTCGTTCGTGATCGGCTTCAACGCCCGCGAGGCGCTGACGCTGCACGACATCAAATATGACGGCCGCCCGGTCGCGCATCGCGCCTCGCTGGTCGAGATGGTGGTGCCCTATGGGAGCCCCGACAACGGCCATTTCCGCAAGAACGTGTTCGACATCGGCGAGTACGGCATCGGCAAGCTCGCCAATTCGCTGAAGCTCGGCTGCGACTGCCTCGGCGCCATCGAATATCTCGACGTTCATCTCAATACCATGAACGGCGACGTGATGACGATCGAGAAGGCGATCTGCATCCACGAGGAGGATTCCGGCCTGCTGTGGAAGCACTGGGACTTCCGCACCGACCGCGCCGAGGTGCGGCGCGCGCGCAAGCTGGTGGTGTCGTCGATCTGCACTGTCGGCAATTACGAATACGCGCTGTATTGGTACTTCCACATCGACGGCGCGATCGAATTCGAGATGAAGGCGACCGGCATCATCAACACCGCGGCGTGTATTCCGGGCCAGCCCGGCAAATACGCCCGCGAAGTGCTGCCCGGCGTCGTCGGCCACATCCATCAGCATATCTTCTGCGCCCGTCTCGACATGGCGGTCGACGGCGACGCCAACAGCATCGTCGAGTGCAACACCTATGCGGAAGAGGAAGGCCCGCACAATCCGCACGGCAACGCCTTCTACGAGGCCGAAACGCTGCTCGGCAGCGAACTCTCGGCGGCGCGGCGCGCGAACCCGGCCTCGCATCGCTACTGGAAGGTGATCAATCCGAACAAACTGAACTACGCCGGCACGCCGGTCGGCTACAAGCTCGAGGCGATGAACTGTGTGACGCCGTTCGTCGGTGCGAACTCGCCCTCGGGCAAGCGGGCGGGCTTCGTTCAGAACCACGTCTGGGTGACGGCATTCGATCCCGACGAACGCTATCCAGCCGGCGAATACATGAATCACTCGGACGGCAGCGGCGGGCTGCCCGACTTCATCAAGCAGGATCGTCCGCTGGAGAACGCCGACATCGTGCTGTGGCACGTGTTCGGCCTGCATCACCCGGTGCGGCTGGAGGATTTTCCGGTGCAGCCCTGCATCTCGACCGGCTTCAAGCTGGTGCCGCACGGCTTCTTCAACGGCAATCCCGGCATCGACCTGCCGCCGGAGGTCAACGCGGCGAGCTGCTGCGCCAACGCCACCACCGCCTGA
- the qhpR gene encoding AraC-like transcriptional regulator QhpR, with product MSASGTIACGPVQQLLVALARSRPESAGINARVGISRATLDDPSGMLPLAAFTSMLEAAAHESGNRTLGIELGRDFKLAALGPISDLMRTAQTVGDALESFSGFFASIQTSTRTTLSVSDGIARLSYAIEDPAIRFREQDAGFSLAIEYSMLAGFLGPAWRASGVEFEHAAGDDLPFYQQHFDCPLRFGRRENALLFQARCLDVPLQQADRNLHARLRADLAEVIQRRATRLDLVRGIEAWIAASLCRSVATDIEVVACDFGMSTRSFQRRLADHGVNYLDIRNRVRSHIAKCMLAETGAPVTSIALQLGYSETSAFSRGFKSQVGETPVEFRKRRRGIDPAAAAAA from the coding sequence ATGTCTGCTTCGGGAACCATCGCCTGCGGCCCTGTGCAGCAACTTCTGGTAGCGCTCGCTCGGTCGAGGCCGGAATCCGCGGGAATCAATGCCCGCGTGGGGATTTCACGCGCGACACTCGACGATCCGTCCGGGATGCTGCCGCTGGCGGCGTTCACGTCGATGCTCGAGGCGGCTGCGCATGAAAGCGGCAATCGCACCCTTGGGATCGAGCTCGGCCGCGACTTCAAGCTCGCGGCGCTGGGGCCGATCAGCGATCTGATGCGGACTGCCCAGACCGTGGGCGACGCGCTGGAGAGCTTCAGTGGCTTCTTCGCCAGCATCCAGACCAGCACGCGGACGACGCTGTCGGTCAGCGACGGCATTGCGCGGCTGTCCTATGCGATCGAGGATCCGGCGATCCGGTTTCGCGAGCAGGACGCCGGCTTCTCGCTGGCGATCGAATATTCGATGCTGGCCGGATTTCTCGGTCCGGCGTGGCGGGCGAGCGGCGTCGAATTCGAGCACGCGGCCGGGGATGATCTGCCGTTCTATCAGCAGCATTTCGACTGCCCACTGCGGTTCGGACGGCGCGAAAACGCGTTGCTGTTCCAGGCGCGGTGCCTCGACGTGCCGCTGCAGCAGGCGGACCGCAACCTGCACGCGCGGCTCCGCGCCGATCTCGCGGAGGTGATCCAGCGGCGGGCGACGCGGCTCGATCTGGTCCGCGGCATCGAGGCGTGGATCGCGGCCTCGCTGTGCCGGTCGGTCGCGACCGATATCGAGGTCGTCGCCTGTGATTTCGGCATGAGCACGCGGTCGTTCCAGCGCAGGCTCGCCGACCACGGCGTCAACTATCTCGACATCCGCAACCGGGTCCGCTCGCATATCGCCAAATGCATGCTGGCCGAGACCGGCGCTCCCGTGACGTCGATCGCGCTGCAACTCGGCTACAGCGAGACCAGCGCGTTCTCGCGCGGGTTCAAGAGCCAGGTAGGCGAGACCCCGGTCGAGTTTCGCAAGCGTCGGCGTGGTATTGACCCTGCCGCGGCCGCTGCGGCGTGA